The proteins below come from a single Rosa rugosa chromosome 2, drRosRugo1.1, whole genome shotgun sequence genomic window:
- the LOC133732177 gene encoding transcription factor MYB46 has protein sequence MRKPEPSVVSSTGKNNKNNSMSNKLRKGLWSPEEDEKLMRYMLNNGQGCWSDVARNAGLERCGKSCRLRWINYLRPDLKRGAFSPQEEDLIIHFHSLLGNRWSQIAARLPGRTDNEIKNFWNSTIKKRLKVLSSSSSSTASPNASDSSSDQPNNKDFFTAAGGGGGFMNIIPPSMMPIYGDSSMQSTSLINHMFDPFPMVEHGGYYNNGNPCTAQIGSSVGSGADDCGFEENIEAFGNVNIGVEEDIFVPPLVSVSTTDQDQNLKTETIFYDNNNYYSNSNNIIKGENMIGVGNYFEDDQDQGLTMGEWEWEDLMKDVSSFPFLDYQS, from the exons ATGAGGAAGCCGGAACCCTCTGTTGTAAGTAGTACCGGGAAGAATAACAAGAACAACAGCATGAGTAACAAGCTGAGGAAGGGTTTGTGGTCGCCGGAAGAAGACGAGAAGCTGATGAGGTACATGCTCAACAATGGCCAAGGCTGCTGGAGCGACGTGGCAAGAAATGCTGGCCTCGAGAGGTGCGGCAAGAGTTGCAGGCTTCGTTGGATCAATTACCTGAGACCTGACCTTAAGAGAGGTGCCTTTTCTCCCCAAGAAGAAGACCTCATCATCCACTTCCATTCCCTTCTTGGTAACAG GTGGTCTCAAATCGCAGCACGCTTGCCAGGACGAACTGACAATGAAATCAAGAACTTCTGGAATTCGACCATAAAGAAACGTCTGAAGGTtctgtcctcctcctcctcctccactgcCTCACCAAACGCAAGTGATTCTTCCTCGGATCAGCCTAACAACAAAGACTTTTTCACCGcggccggaggaggaggaggtttcATGAACATCATTCCACCGTCAATGATGCCCATTTACGGGGATTCATCCATGCAATCAACCTCCCTCATCAACCACATGTTTGATCCGTTTCCAATGGTCGAGCATGGCGGGTACTACAACAATGGAAACCCATGCACTGCACAGATCGGATCATCAGTTGGTAGTGGTGCTGATGATTGTGGGTTTGAAGAAAATATTGAAGCGTTTGGGAACGTCAATATCGGGGTAGAAGAAGACATCTTTGTGCCTCCCCTAGTGAGTGTAAGCACCACTGACCAGGATCAAAATCTAAAAACGGAAACTATCTTCtatgataataataattactACAGTAACAGTAACAATatcatcaaaggtgaaaacatGATCGGGGTTGGGAATTACTTTGAAGATGATCAGGATCAAGGGCTAACAATGGGAGAGTGGGAATGGGAGGATCTGATGAAAGATGTTTCCTCCtttccttttcttgactacCAGAGTTGA